DNA from Gambusia affinis linkage group LG06, SWU_Gaff_1.0, whole genome shotgun sequence:
ttgtcaaaacattacaaaatatattttctataaaaatgacGGAAATCAtgacaaaacataatttctatAAAAGGTTTGTATTTACTCAAACCACTACCCTTATGTTGTCCATGTCTGACTAGACATTGTTATTTAAGATAGGATTTGGCACCCTCTACAGATCTTGAAGGCAGTCTACACAAAGCTTAATTGAGGTGAATTTCCCCTCTGTGAGACaataaatgtcatatttgtCAAACACTAGAGCTAAATCCTGCTCGTCatagttttttgtgtgtggacCTGTAGAGGGGTGCAAAAATAATCTTCAAAAAACAGCTGGGTTCTTGAATGCTCAAtcaaattaaaactgtttttatctgtacTGCCAAATTGCATCTATGTGAAAAGATGCTCAgtactatttattttgtgaGATACTCATTGAATGCAGAAACAGCAgcttgttaatattttaacagtttgttaatgggCTTGTTAATACATTCTGTCACAATGATCTTGATTGATATGgcctaaaaagaaaataagcttGACACCTTTGAtagattatttctattttatatttaaatatagttTCTGTGTCTTCATGTGCTTGCCATTAGCATTAACAAACGAATAGTGCTGCAGTCACATGTAAGACCGCAAGAGGGCAGTGATTGAGTTCAGGTCAAAAGAGTACTTCAAGACTTTAAGCgaatttttttcctaaaagctCAGTCGTAAATATGGAAGTGtccaaaaataacattcattACAGaccataaattttttttttacttaaactgGTCATCCTCGGATTTgaagtttatttgaaaatcttttctaGTGCTCTCCTCGTGCACCTAATGAACCGCTGTAATGTTGAAAGGCAATTTACAATCTAGTGTTACACTAGCACTTCCTGTTCACCACGAAAACATAGTGAACATAAAGAGAAACCGAATCTTTTTTGACAGAACTATTTTTGAAGGACATGCATATGTATGGTAACACGAAAAGAAAATATAGGACTTTAAAAAGGTGCGGGAGggaattatttagatttttgagttttatattatgttatacTCTCGTGGGAGATAATTTGTGCGGACATATTGCATATTGACTTGCACCTGATTCAAAGTCTGTCAGGACCTATGGGCATCAGAATAAAAAGTCTTCGTAAAACGTGGCGTCAGACGAAACGGTCTTGGAAATAAAGGCATGAGAAATATGTCGTCTGAATAAAAACTCTAAGGAAAAACAACTTCGAAAATAAAGGCATCAGAAAAGACGGTGTCAGGACAAAAGCTCTCAGGGGTCACAGAGAAGCTCCCAAAAGGTGgcgccattttttttttgcgcgACCTTTTCGTCTGACGCCTTTTTTGCTGAGTTTTCATCTGATGCAGTTTTTTCTGAGGCCTTTTCATCGGAGGCCGTTTTTGCGAAGATTTTTTATTCGGACGTCGTTTAGTCAGAAGTCTGATGGTTTTTTATCTATGGTGTCTGACATCCGAGGCCATTTGTTCCAATGTGTGGAATGTTTACCTGAGACCCGAGGATGTTCTAAAATGTACACCGTAATAGAGGTTTGACCTCCTTCAACTTAATTCATGAACAACCAGCTTTGACATCAGTGACGCATTCAATGAGATTACACCTACAGGTCCATCCACTTACGTCCATCTGCGTTTcaggcatttattttgaaattatttatttaaaacagcaacagaaaataataataataataataataataataataataataataataataataataataataataataataataataataataataataataaaatctgtcaaatgGTGTGTTGCAGTGAGGATGATGCCCACAAGATGGCGCCAGACATCAGGGACTAGCACCCTTTACAATTTATCCACTTTTGCCACTACAAATTTTGTGTAGAGCCGTAAAACTTTGTGCAGTTAATTAGCGTGCTATAGTGGTATGAAGGGGTGTGTGTAAGAAAGATGTCAGATGGCAATCCAACTCATACTGTTACTTTTTGCTGCCTTTCAGTGGTCACAATGAAGAACTGcgaaaataatcagtttttgcTTCATGGGACTTCAAGTACGTCCTGGTAatactttcacaataaaagcacagTTCCACTAGGAAATATAACAATAACGTCACTTTTCCAGTCACCGTAGTTTTGCTTCGAAGGGTCATGGGTACGTGTTGCGACATCTAAATACAGCTCTTTACTGGTGGGAATCGTCAAACAGCTGAATCTACTTAACTTTAGCAAGCAGGTGTGTCTGTCGAGCTAATACTATTCAGTACTTGAAATAAAAGACAGACAGAGGACGGCTAGTTGCTAGTTGAGCTGTTTACAGGTAATTGACCCGCTAAGGTACGAAGCTACGCATGCTATAATGGAGTCACTCGAATATACTAGCTGCAAATGTCATGTTAGAGTTCTCTGTTACCTTTTTTTGGATTAAGTGCTTGCTTCTTAATAACTTTTGTTTATACTGAGATATCAGTTGCGGTGGGCTTGAGTTAGCATGTTGAGAAACTACTAAGAACATTTTAGACATATATCCTGTGTTGCGTAGGCAGTATATTATTACAAGCATGTGTATTTATACGTGATCTATACGAGTAAAGTATTGAGCAACTTGTTGCCTTAAAGTAAAGTTTAAAGGTTATCTCAATACCATTGCTACTGTCGCTTGCTTGGTTGTTTATGCTtctaaaatgtctgaaattccTTGTGACAGAGGGAATGGAGAAGGCCAAACAAGATGCATTTGATAATGCCAGACTTCAAGTGATCAAAGATGGCTATGAAAGGGGGTTTGAGTGCATCAATAACGGATTGTCAGCAGATGAAGCTGGGGAAAAGTCACAGGCTCTGGAGTTCTACAAGCGAGGTCGACAGCATCTTCTCAGAGGCACCAGCGTGCCTTCTCGGGGCGAGGAGTGTGTTGGCAGCTCCTGGGAATCGGCCAGGCAAATGCAGCAGAAGATGCAGGAGACGCTGAACAACATCACCACACGCCTTGCCATGCTCGAGACCAGTTCCGACCTCGAGTCTACACCCACACAGAGTTCTAGTGGTGCACACATGTCTTCTGGAGGTCTGTATCCAAAGCTCGACACCAAAGCAAAGCCAGAAAGACCAGCCCCACCATGCCTAGCCACAGGAGCTGCAAGAGGCGTAACTGCAACCCATACTTCAGTGGTTCCAGCTGAGCAACCACCAGCTTACTCTCCTCAGGCTGCTGATGGCCATGTATCTATCTCTTATGGCACAGAATCAGGAGAGATGTCAGTGGTCGGGGATGATTTCTACAGTCGTACATCTACTTCCTCGTCATCTTCTCAGAGTGTGGGTGAGGATGGAGAAGAGCTGCTTTACATCCCTAACGGTGTTCAGATATTCTTTGTCACACCCGAGGGGCAAGTAAGCGCCCCATCGTACCCTGGCTACCTGCGGCTGGTGAAGTTCACCAGTCATCCCTCAGATAGGATGCCCAGTAGACCGCCAGCATTTCTGCAggtaagtttttatttttttaacagagccTCAGATAATGATGATTATAGGCCACTTTCATACCTGTGTGATGCAACAGGTTTAAACAACTCTTATTACTGCTGCGTCACTGTCTGATTTTAGTCAGTCTTGTGacctttaatctgattttaagaCGGACTCCAGATCTATTTGACTGGGGTAGGACATTGGATGTTAATGATCAATATTCCTTGCCTTGTGTAAACAATCGTGCAAGTACCTTAATCCCATTGACTGACGTCATCCAGCAGAGAATCCCAGGTCAGGATTAGACCTGTTACACTGTTCCTAATCACTAAATGCTTACCtgttgtccatccatccattttctgtacgcccttcttccctaatggggtcgggagggttgctggtgcctatcgcCAGCTgtattccgggcgagaggcggggttcaccctggataggacgccagtctgttgcagctTCCCCGttgtaaattttcttttcagattgaGAATAAACACAGAACTCTTAACCTCAGCAAAAAGCTTTTATGTCAGTCTCATTTTAGATTATAGCTTTGAATCTGAGTTTTAGCGTTTTGATTAGTGGTTCATGGCATCCAGAGACGatgaaaagaaataatacatttaagcAAAGCTTGGGTTTGTAGAGCCAACATTATTGGTTTGTTTTAGTGGGTTTCTGGCCTGTGAACCACTAAATTGATTTGTTTAACGTGGAGGCTGTGTGTGCACACTACACCGTGTGATtagacaaactaatcaaaagTATGTCAAGTTAGTTTATTACTGAAAACTGAGCCAGGACAGAATAAATGTAATGTTGtggtaaattatattttgctgtttttcttttgtcttcctGCTCGGTCATGAGGCTGAcattttcctcttccttctgTTCCACTCTGACATCAGTGATTCACATGAATGAGCGGGAATAAACCCTGCTTAGCCTGGTGTGCTGTAACCTTGTTAGACATGCAGCAATCTCAAGACAGCAGTGTTCTCTACATAAAGTTTGAATAAAGCCCCAAAAACAACCTCTCCCTGTTAATATTTACTTCTGTGTAAATCTACCCACCGTTGTTTTGCCATTCATAGAGGCACATAGAATATGATTGTGTCACAGGAAAACACCTGGAAGTGACACAAGAGATGGTGGTGGTTTTCTAACTGTCCTTCTCGTCCTGACAGGTGTGTGACTGGCTCTACCCTCTCATGTCTGTGAACTCTCCAGTGCTAGAGTGTAACACCGGAGTTTTTATGTTTCCGGACATGATGGCGCCGGCACCGGGCTACTACGTCGGGGTTGTGTTGTCGTCTGAGCTCCCTGTGGCAGACCGAGCCTTGTTTAAGAACCTGCTCTCTCAGATGACAGATCTCAGGGTTCAGGTCAGTGTAATGTCTGCAACACCGtttgatgatttaaaatgtatataatcTCAAAATACATGCACAAATCTGGCAAGGTCGCATTTCTAGATGTGTCACTAACTTGCTGTCATTTATTCCTGTTGTGCTTCTCAGTGTTGAAAGTCACCAGGGAACATTTACACAATTTGCTTTTAGCAAATCCTCTTGTGCTGCTGGGAGGCACAGAGAGCTATTCTAGGAAAGTGACGCATAACTTGGACACGTATCAGGACAACaggcatttaaaatgttctcatctCTGTACTTTTAAAGTCAACACTTTGATCACTAGTTACAATTTCTAGCCCAACTCTGAGTTTTGTTCACCCAAATACATCTGCTCTAGCTCACTGGCAAACTGTGTGATGGCAAGGAGGCGCAACCTTGAAAAGCTCATCGTTCAAGTTAAATCATCAATATACCAGTGAAACCCTGCCAAAAACCGGCCAGCAGTTAAAAGAAGGGTTTTATTGTGGTAATGCCAATAAAGACTTTTAATTGGGCATAAATGTACTTGAAGATTTTTATAATGATGTAAATGAAAAACACTACCGTTTGACATATGCCTTGTTCAAATACAAAATcaatttctaaagttttaatcatatttttttttttaatcatatcaGTATTGatttgataaataaaacctgattgccaacaaccaatatttactcttcatcttgttgccatttgtttctGAAGAGGGAGGGAATgagtttggtcatgtgacagtgaggCTGCACAAGATTGTGGGGAGttttactgaagaaaagcagtggTGAAGTCAGTGTTGTGGTCTGATGAAAGGATTGTGaaatgtataataataatattggttACCAGCgataacagcaatattaatatagGATAGTGATATGAAGCAAATTTTCATAAACTTCTTCACCATTGTATCAGTGACCTGCCATGTTCCTGGGTTTTTATTACTCTTTGTTTACTcaggtcttcacagaacagctggatttgtaCTGATATTAAATTACTCACAGGTGGACTCTACTTACTAATGAGGTTGTGACTTTTGAAGACAATTCATCtctcaggattttatttaaggtttgTTTATACAAATACATTCCactaaacagatttttatgagTATGCATtagtttatcacataaaatcctaataaacaTTAAAGCCTTTGGGTAATTTGAAAGGAATGTCATAAGACTtccaaataattacatttttggcaTTTACTTGTATGTTATTGTCTACCTGGAAGTAATTAGTCTTTGTCTCTTAATGGAAAAGAGCCAaagatgtatatattttttccattgtACTCTGGGATATGTAAAGGCTGCTGACTGAAGACAATTCCCAATTTTTCTCTAAATCACGTTAACCTAGCATGAACGCCTGGCACTACTTGCTTCTGATCTGGCGTCCCTCCCGAAGTTACCCCTGCCTCAGCAGAGAGGGGATTTGATACTGGCAGGTGAGGAGAATTAATCAGGTATAATGCTCTTATCTGCAGCATTTCGAACAAGCTCCGAGCCTCAACTGAAAGACAAACGTCAGTTCAGTCTTTGAGGAAGGAGAGATGCCGCTTCAGAGAAATGCCAGATAAGGTCACGTTCCATGAATGCAGTCAGGGTAGATATCTTCTCTAATGGATGTGGTATCCTGTCAAAGAGtaagctttttattatttttatttagcagaagAATTGAGATTTTCAGCTCCAACTTTgctctgccttttttttctttttctttttttaaaaaaggccatCTGTTTGGGGTAAACAGATGGCGCTTTGTGATGAGAACCCCAGAATGAGAAGAGCTATTGTGTTCTGTGACGCTCTCTGTTTTGTATACTGGATTAACTGGGagccagacttttttttttttttttttttttcttccaacaaatTGGActgaaaacagattattttcatACACAGTTGTTTTTCAGTTGCTTACAaatacatgtgtgtgtttggtcaGGCCGCAGATGAAGCTGCAGACTCGGTTAATCTCAGTCAGAAGGTATCCATTGCTGCACCAGAGGAGAGGGAAAGACCACCTGGAGCTGATGAGGCAGCATCTGCAGAAACCGAAGAGGAGAAAACTTTGCCTGAATGGAGTGAAAAAGTGGCAAGTGGGATCTTAACTGGTGAGGTCATGTTCTGTCCTTAAATTCCAGTATCTGCATacttttatttgtgtgaaattCCAGTGCTCAGAAATGCATTGAGGCATACCCTCTTTGATCTCCTTAGGTGCTTCCTGGTTAAGCTGGGGTTTGGTCAAAGGGGCTGAGTACACAGGCAAGGCTATTCAGAAAGGGGCGTCTAAGCTCAGGGAACACATCACTCCAGAGGACAAGCCCACCGATGTGAGCCCCACTGTGACCAAAAGCCTCTATGTGGCCAAGCAAGCAACAGGAGGCGCTGTGAAAGTCAGCCAGTTTCTAGGTGACTGACACAACTTCCTGCCTGGGTGTTTTACTGACCTTGTGTGACCGATGGGTTTTGTGGTGAACCTCTAATTGAGTGGCGCTCTTCCTGTGCAGTGGACGGTGTGTGTACTGTGGCTAACTGTGTTGGTCGAGAGTTGGCTCCTCATGTGAAAAAACATGGAGGCAAACTGATTCCTGAGTCCATGAAGAAGGATAAAGACGGGCGCTCGAACATGGATGGAGCGATGGTCGTGGCTGCCAGTGGAGTGCAAGGTGAGGTCAAACTACACTTCTGTTACCTCTCAGGAGTTTATAAAATATTCTCCAAAAGTATTAATTGCCTTTTAACTCGTTCACTGATATTACTATGATTACATagtaatatttttgatattactatgtaacattaaaacaacaaactttattgtcattgtatttttttttattatatagaAATGCAAGATGGGACACTATTGTAAAATAGACAGAAAAGATGCATTATTTTTTGCTAATGATTAGTGCCTCATCTAAAGATTACTATGGTAATTGTAAATACATCATGCACCATTTACTGTTTGTTACATAAAATTACTATAAATGtactgatgtttgtggttgaCAGGTGACAAGGTATGAGTAATAAATTTCCCAGACAGTGTTAGCAGGTGAAAGTGTGTTTGCAGTATTGTGGCTTCCTTTTTcctgttaaattttaaatttaaacatttgaaggtgAAGGCTTGTCAAGTCTTGCTGGTACAAAAATATGCAATCAGCTCCATCTTTTTGTACTCCAACCActataaaagtttgtttttgcttgactcattagaaaagtgtttttgttgttcctgtTACTAGGATTTGCAACTGTTTGGCATGGTTTGGAAGCAGCTGCTAAGGACATCACCACAAATGTGGCATCAGAAACAGTTACCACCATAAAACATAAGTAAGTTTTTGTGAAAAGGATTTTCTCAGTTTACTAggcttattattattttttttcccctttgcatGTTGCAAATGACCTCTTGCACAAGAGAAGCTAAATTAAACGCTCACTTGTGTTCCTCCTCAATTTGCTTTACAGATATAGAGCTCTACAAAAGGTCTCTGAAACATCTAATGAGAAGAACAGTAATTCTAACAATACCAATTAAACACAGTTccccttctttccttttttttcacaattcaCTTTGCAGTCCTGTTCAGATTTGATTCACTTTACTTCCCTTTCACTTGTGCTAATAAAAACCCTCTGATTTCTGATTGACTGACATCTTTTCATTCTCTATCAATTGAAGTTGGGTGTTATACAAATTAAttataacatttcaaatttCTGTTGTAAATTATGAATACCCACCATCCAATAATgcttttgctacattttctactttgaataattttggtTGTATTAAGCTATTCTAAGATTCATTAAGCAAGGGGAGAATTTAAAGAGCTTTAGCATTAATTTAAGTATTTGcttactttctttcttctgcaGAAAACTTCCgctaataaaaattatttttggtttgtgaACTTGCATGGGTGTAATTGTAAACTGGAACTTTAGCATGGCATCTTTGCAGTCCTTGCACTGTATACTAATTAATTCTCTTACTCTGACCTCTCGCCCAATTTGATTCTGCTGCCAACTTGGAAGGTACGGCACTGCGGCGGGACAAGCCACGGACAACGCTGTCAATTCTGCCATCAATGTTGGTATTACTGCCTTCAATATTGACAACCTGGGGATCAAAGCTGTGGTTAAAAGAACTGGAAAGCAAACGGCACAGGCTATTTTGGAAGACTACAAGCTTCAGGATAAACCACAAAATGGGAAGGAAGTGGAGAAACTCACCAAATAGTTGTTTATTCTGCCTCATTTTCTCAACAATGCCTTAAAACCTATTTACTAGTCAGAAAGGTCTATATTTAATTCTCATTATTTATAAGAACATGCTCTATATTCGCTAGGTTTACTGTGATGTGCATACTCCACACATTGGTATAGCTCTCAAGCACTTTAAATATACAGCAGCTGGATCAACATCCAGAAAGTAGAAACCAAAACGTGAAGCACATTGATATGTCCTCAAGAAGTAAATTAAGGgcaatattttacaaataggataaatatttaaaaaccttaaatatttttaagcgATTAAATTGGTCTATAAACaactatatttaattttgatgatcaCATAATGGTTTTGTCTGTGgagtttaacattttatcttGGTGTGCTTATAAACAATGTTAAGACTAACATTCTGGATAAATTGAAACtagtttctttttcaatttgtcCTTATTTAATCATTAAATCCTACATTCCACTAAGGTGATTAAAATATTGCCTAACCTAATAGTATCAAGTGTAACTAAAAATTCTGATATTTGTATTAACCGACAAGCTGTAATACTGCCTTTTGTTGTGCAATTTTGATGAAgaattgtcttaaaaaaatttacGTTCATGATGATAAAGTTTTCTTCTGTGTGAGAGGTGAACAAAGTGAgtaataaattgaaaaattaatttgtgtgaTCCTAACTTGGTATCAAgctattcatttttttttcttcccattttgtGAAACTGTCACATTGTCTCCCTTTATAGTCCAGCTTTAGGCTGCCAGCTGATTAAAATCTTTAGATCAATAATGGCACTCATACTTTTCACCTGAAAAacttctgtaaaaatatttttgacaaatgaaAAGTATATTTCCACTTGCTATTAGTCATTACCAACCACCTTTGCCTCAAAATGTTAATGGATACTTAACATTTCAGGTGGTGAATATTAGACCAAACTCAGAATATTTGTTAAACTTTACTTCAAACTGTgggaaatgtatatttatattagaAATCACACTGTACAGACACTTAAATAGGAAGTACAGACACTTAAATAGGAAGTCCAGAAAGTTCAGTTGTCAGCTTTGTGTTCAAATCTCTATTGATTTTCAATTAAACTATTTTTCCTACAGAATACATTATTCTTGATATTGAGTGGATTACATATGACAAATGGTAAAGTACTCCAAAAACAAAGTAGAAGcagaataaatcatttaattttatttctaggAGTCAAAAGAtgtattttaacagaaatacaATTTCAATATGCACTTGGTTTTAATGGAACAAAAAGGGGTAATTCACTGCCAAATTACCTACCTAAATTGAGGACTAGAGAgtttaaactaaatgttggGTGGTAAACATTGAATACTATGCTTTACAAAGACCTcaaactaatttcttttttccttacCCTACTATAAAACGTATAACAATTGTTAAGCAAGTGTGGAGCCCTGAAAAAAAGATCtctatccaaaaaaaaaacccagttgATTAATTAGAGCCTGGTTCAGGTGAAAATGCAGACTCTTTATGATCAGCATCAGGAAAGCACAAGTTGCCAGGGTCATCCATACACAAATCTAGCCATTGGGGACTCATCAAAGTGACTGACAGCATCAAGGGCAAATGGCTTGCAAGTTACTGAGTGTggattaaaactgtcactaggAATCGGATCACTTGAACATAGAGGTGAAGTTTGATTTTGAGACACaggatttaatttttggttTGCCAAATTCTCTACTTCTCTCCTGTCATGCTGACCAATGAGGTGTGATGCACTATGGTCTAaatcggcggttttcaaagtgtgaggcgcgcctcccctggggggcgccagggcactttaggggaggcgcggtgcgaggaaaaaagtaaaccggaaaagctatctgcttgctgtctactgatgtgagagaaacgtcttttacgcacacgatcaactctgtggatttaggaaaaagttggtactgtggggtgcgcgtgtggagcggggatcagtggaaatgtttcccaccttagaggatgttttggccagtgatgtcagtaacgttactgacgtcggaccacttttttccataacgagtaatctaacgcgttgctatttcaaatccagtagtcagactacagttacttatcaaaatcatttttgcgttactgtgcgttatcttcttttgttatttaatcgtatttcctctactcgtcttgtcgagtgaccgacgtctctatgcaacagaaatgttaaaaatggggggagatgcgcattttgttggtggaaaaactggaactattttcagtttctgtcgccaagtccgattattataagcggctttgggcgtcatcttttaaaagtcgcttgcaaatttaatgagtggcgggttgcgcctttttgggctcgtttttgaacgtgaagttgctcatttgggcttggaaataagcggagactcataataaattccagaatttgtccgtcattaaggtaattttagtcagtctctccctgttcatcatttccctgatgatccgtcccgctgtgtctttgttaatgtcaacttaatttattacctctcaatgacgtCGAGcatcacgttgcgctccagaaaactgcaaacatcgagaccaatatgaacagcgcaataaacgtgaaaacagccacgaataaatgtgtctgtagttggcaatgattataatggcaacttaacatcattataattattaatattacggtaagtgtcgcagccatctgagctgtggagctgcaggaggaactcTGTGcactgcgacatcaaactcaggggcgtaacgcagaatctggaggctggggggaggggggctttaaaatccttctttgagttttccagacaacagtggaccacacaaattactcatgttttttatttttgtacaatctcctcttcagttcaaccttatcagtggagacacattgttgatgttaccattataaaaaaacttccaattaagtattagcaaagatcaatgtgattttcacaggaggcagagcgttgttgttagcagctgctgaaagtaactaaaaagttacttttagtgtaacttagttactttccaagtcaagtaatcagtaatataactaagttactttttcaaggagtaatcagtagtccgattaaagttactttttcaaagtaactatgccatcactggttttggcaaGAGTGGGGCTGAAGGCGGATTAATTTGGTTGGAAGTCACCTCACAAGGCTCAAAGATGAGACTGCCCCCATTGCTAGTACCACATGACTAAAAGTTGACCCTCTAAGAACTTGAAGTGAAGTCCTGAGATGCAGATGGTTTGTTTAGGAAATGGTCTTCCATGATTTAAAACAAGGCTGATAGAAATTGATCCTGGCGCACTGGTAGCATTTGTCCCCATGGGACAGTCAATTTGTCTAAAAGTATTGGTTGGGCATGCACTGGGTTGACACTACCAGCTTGAACCAAAGTTTGATCCATCAGAGAACCAGTCAGTATGGTAGATGACCACTTTTCTTGCAGATTCTCTGAGTCTTCCAGTGATGAGGGCTGAAAGAAAACACCAGGTTAAATGGTATGTACAAAAACACTTCTTCTGGACTGATGAacctaatttaataaattaaaaactatgtTGCCTGGTCTTGTTTTTCAAGGAGTGTAACATTCTCTTGTTCATCTATAGATTTTAACATTGGTCAGCACTTTGTGGGAATATTTGTCATATCAGAGAAGGTAAGTCAATGTAGCCTTCCACAGCAGAACCTCAGTGCAGCTAATATTGCAATTTACATGAGACAAATAATTAAGACAGTAAGCACCTGCTGGCTTTTTGactgacaaaatctgaaaaataataataataatcactgcAGCACCTCCAGCATCTTCATGCAAagcattaaaatacacacataaataaaaatattcctagTGTAGTGTTATGAATCTACTGCCCTGGTAAATCTCAGGATTACAATGATTACACAAATATTGCtgcttaattttgttttagaaaccaGGAAGGGTTAAACTTTTTgaactgtaataaaaacacattcctaGAACCTTAATAGAAGTCTTATTTGTGCTTGGTGTTGTAAAGCCTAAACAGAGCTTTTCTGACAGCTAAATTgatattcagtttaattaatcCAAACATCCTTTCCTGGTGTGTCTAAAAGAATGTCTGCTTCTTGCCCAATAAataaagtggaataaaatgGAAGAGTCTCATAACTTAAACGCTTGGTTGAGAACACAAGCACTTCTCTGAAGTCAGCTGCTGCTATGCAATGCAAGAATCAACAGGCAAATTGTCTTTGTCTATTGTTAGTGCTGTTTATACTCAACAATTATAATTTCTTGATATTATAAACTTCATGAGTCAGTTCAGTTTAGTCTGCtatacaaaaagtaaaaaagagagaaatgatgTTCAAAGAAatgatctttatttttgtctttgctgttaCTAGTTAATAAcctttaaatgtttagcttgatCAGCAGTTTGTCTTCTTCAAGATTCTACGGATTTAT
Protein-coding regions in this window:
- the spartb gene encoding spartin b isoform X2, which encodes MEKAKQDAFDNARLQVIKDGYERGFECINNGLSADEAGEKSQALEFYKRGRQHLLRGTSVPSRGEECVGSSWESARQMQQKMQETLNNITTRLAMLETSSDLESTPTQSSSGAHMSSGGLYPKLDTKAKPERPAPPCLATGAARGVTATHTSVVPAEQPPAYSPQAADGHVSISYGTESGEMSVVGDDFYSRTSTSSSSSQSVGEDGEELLYIPNGVQIFFVTPEGQVSAPSYPGYLRLVKFTSHPSDRMPSRPPAFLQVCDWLYPLMSVNSPVLECNTGVFMFPDMMAPAPGYYVGVVLSSELPVADRALFKNLLSQMTDLRVQAADEAADSVNLSQKVSIAAPEERERPPGADEAASAETEEEKTLPEWSEKVASGILTGASWLSWGLVKGAEYTGKAIQKGASKLREHITPEDKPTDVSPTVTKSLYVAKQATGGAVKVSQFLVDGVCTVANCVGRELAPHVKKHGGKLIPESMKKDKDGRSNMDGAMVVAASGVQGFATVWHGLEAAAKDITTNVASETVTTIKHKYRALQKVSETSNEKNSNSNNTN
- the spartb gene encoding spartin b isoform X1; its protein translation is MEKAKQDAFDNARLQVIKDGYERGFECINNGLSADEAGEKSQALEFYKRGRQHLLRGTSVPSRGEECVGSSWESARQMQQKMQETLNNITTRLAMLETSSDLESTPTQSSSGAHMSSGGLYPKLDTKAKPERPAPPCLATGAARGVTATHTSVVPAEQPPAYSPQAADGHVSISYGTESGEMSVVGDDFYSRTSTSSSSSQSVGEDGEELLYIPNGVQIFFVTPEGQVSAPSYPGYLRLVKFTSHPSDRMPSRPPAFLQVCDWLYPLMSVNSPVLECNTGVFMFPDMMAPAPGYYVGVVLSSELPVADRALFKNLLSQMTDLRVQAADEAADSVNLSQKVSIAAPEERERPPGADEAASAETEEEKTLPEWSEKVASGILTGASWLSWGLVKGAEYTGKAIQKGASKLREHITPEDKPTDVSPTVTKSLYVAKQATGGAVKVSQFLVDGVCTVANCVGRELAPHVKKHGGKLIPESMKKDKDGRSNMDGAMVVAASGVQGFATVWHGLEAAAKDITTNVASETVTTIKHKYGTAAGQATDNAVNSAINVGITAFNIDNLGIKAVVKRTGKQTAQAILEDYKLQDKPQNGKEVEKLTK